A section of the Kluyveromyces lactis strain NRRL Y-1140 chromosome F complete sequence genome encodes:
- a CDS encoding uncharacterized protein (conserved hypothetical protein): protein MNTVPFGHEFKAKYFTYLDSEVTLLNHGSFGTTPTMVLDAAKKSLEEHEKYPCRDYFLTFIEEYKRQLQLVAKYLDLEYKNCAFVTNATTGVNTVLRSIPFNFSKDKILFHSTTYGACANTVKFLHDYFGLQYDVIDINYPCGNDVIVQDFEKRLQTKEYKVCLFDMITSQPGATLPYKELIQLCRKYGTWSLVDGAHAAGQVDFAFVNELKPDFLTTNLHKWLSCPKSVALLYVDPKHHVMIQTIPISHNYTAPACQYVEGDDGHNSNILVNKFAFIGTVSYSSYFAVEEALKFRKDICGGEEKIREYQWDLQEAAIPKILEVFGQGSVLLENSTNSLRSPGLFCIELPIKSECQHLIEKMSTDRIYFLNFKSKCDKIMLAEYKCYAPFQINNSHLFIRFSVQVFNEPSDYEKGATIIKDIIYGVLEEEANNTKRDEVNSRLDSLLI, encoded by the coding sequence atgaaCACAGTTCCTTTCGGACATGAGTTCAAAGCAAAATATTTCACTTACCTGGATTCAGAAGTGACTCTACTCAACCATGGTTCATTTGGTACTACACCTACGATGGTATTAGATGCAGCCAAGAAGAGTCTCGAAGAACATGAGAAGTACCCTTGCAGAGATTACTTCTTGACTTTTATCGAAGAATATAAGCGTCAATTGCAATTAGTCGCGAAGTACCTTGATTTGGAATATAAAAACTGTGCCTTTGTGACCAACGCCACTACAGGTGTTAACACTGTATTGAGGTCAATTCCATTCAATTTCAGCAAAGATAAAATTTTGTTCCATTCCACCACCTATGGGGCTTGTGCCAACACTGTGAAATTTTTGCACGATTACTTCGGATTACAGTACGATGTTATCGATATCAACTACCCATGCGGCAATGATGTGATTGTGCAAGATTTCGAAAAACGTTTGCAAACTAAAGAATATAAGGTGTGCCTCTTTGATATGATTACTTCTCAACCTGGCGCGACATTACCTTATAAAGAACTAATCCAATTGTGTCGTAAATATGGGACTTGGTCTCTGGTCGATGGTGCACATGCTGCAGGTCAAGTTGATTTTGCATTTgttaatgaattgaaaccgGACTTTCTCACGACTAACCTACACAAATGGCTTTCTTGCCCTAAATCTGTCGCGTTGTTATATGTTGATCCAAAACATCATGTTATGATTCAGACCATCCCCATATCTCATAACTATACAGCTCCTGCATGCCAATATGTTGAGGGTGACGATGGACATAATTCTAACATCCTTGTTAACAAATTTGCCTTTATCGGCACCGTTTCGTACTCGTCCTATTTTGCTGTGGAGGAAGCATTGAAATTCCGTAAGGACATATGCGGCggtgaagaaaagattcGAGAATATCAATGGGATTTGCAAGAAGCTGCtattccaaagattttgGAGGTTTTTGGCCAAGGATCTGTTCTACTTGAAAACTCGACTAATTCTTTACGTTCACCCGGATTATTCTGTATAGAATTACCGATTAAATCGGAATGTCAACATCTCATTGAAAAGATGAGTACTGATAGAATTTATTTCCTAAACTTTAAGAGTAAATGTGATAAGATCATGCTCGCAGAGTATAAATGTTATGCGCCATTCCAAATTAACAACAGTCACTTGTTTATTAGATTTTCTGTTCAGGTTTTCAACGAACCTAGTGACTATGAAAAAGGTGCTACCATTATCAAAGACATCATTTACGGAGTTTTGGAGGAAGAGGCAAATAATACCAAACGCGATGAAGTGAACAGTCGCTTAGATTCGTTGTTAATTTGA
- the CIN1 gene encoding Cin1p (weakly similar to uniprot|P40987 Saccharomyces cerevisiae YOR349W CIN1 Tubulin folding factor D involved in beta-tubulin (Tub2p) folding isolated as mutant with increased chromosome loss and sensitivity to benomyl) — protein MTSTARLSKDVLIRKLQHGMSDFTNFEETIGVLQLFEVDPLILEKALPSLINELLSTYFTTNTDNRLKIARLFYEYSKIFKNKRIRVQIPIKIYDLSKVLALLKSSQDWHSQYLLITWLAMLVISPFKFDNDTEILLIVSKFNHMALMRPLISNIKAELWSKNYALIELPEKISQVDPIDLSYMLKTLKHKTTYPFSIEQLIEFTQYITSLTSFDKEIDALYTLQLLPHFVTVLANRDETYSCIYDILFWMTSTINLSFTDLRFKLAKSVSKIVLFVSNIDEESSEMIITDCVNDTEALLKTNSNESMDSDRLHTFLLIQAEFCRSRLLTISHIRKFTQSILPVISKFQQKRMMSTQGHQIRDAANFFCWSAFRSYTNIELQSLKNMFLNLLFTANFDHSPLIRKSAMAALQECLGRQGNVLLDNVTVLRLAEMHFGQLSNALTLFELFNGRYESYIDEMVQWLVLYSVGQNYDYQFVEKATSLLSEMTSQINEKSLSNMVSKYINEISVKGLKYQDPDICARSVYLQCKIDTESLLKSSDVLAILHQQKIPKVWNDQISFQALAELGGICSLVLDGSLLSKQQVERIFLIARHAQMNHSNYDDISKLLNQLVSFISADSEPFDDSSTECSFWAIFYQLFRLQQPLICCAAPFLSQNQFISLFYDSVSKMSCEYKGKMIDSLSQAISRYSPDEHLQIFLQDVVLFLDDYTTTDKGDVGRLTRLSTVNLILKHSMLFRKLTCLPFIENSLLRLTGEPSTEIRLKCFEALCTLRHVSLENPPCNFNAIRLYNLHYRGNNEFWKGYFFSAGAIHSTDRLISSAIDDLLTYYQGLELADRLLQLNEFARIVPSAKEFEELKASKMRNNILGTIPREIIKSTITFLNCWCRMLESGITLEEDFNYSGFFARVYNLQLAARSVSVTSYAFRLLTLLVCHQILNVRKNSAQFANTFIKILLKQLAAAKQRTEFSSIQNVALESLTHIYICADRNKKIELIQENSTTPQQFSALKNTDLLI, from the coding sequence ATGACATCAACAGCTCGACTCTCTAAAGACGTCCTTATACGAAAGCTGCAACATGGCATGTCCGATTTCACCAATTTCGAAGAGACAATAGGAGTGCTTCAACTCTTCGAGGTTGATCCTCTCATACTCGAGAAGGCTTTGCCTTCATTAATTAATGAATTGCTTTCGACATATTTTACTACCAACACTGATAATCGGCTCAAGATTGCACGGCTCTTTTACGAGTATTCaaagatattcaaaaacaaaaggATACGGGTACAGATTCCCATCAAGATTTATGATCTGTCGAAAGTTTTAGCGCTATTGAAGTCTTCTCAAGATTGGCATTCTCAGTATTTACTAATTACATGGCTCGCTATGCTCGTAATCTCtcctttcaaatttgataatgatacTGAAATCCTTTTGATTGTATCGAAGTTCAATCATATGGCTCTTATGAGACCCTTAATTTCTAACATTAAGGCTGAGCTTTGGTCAAAAAACTACGCATTGATTGAACTACCTGAAAAAATTTCACAAGTAGACCCCATAGATCTCAGCTACATGTTAAAAACTTTGAAGCACAAAACAACATATCCCTTCagcattgaacaattgatAGAGTTTACGCAATATATCACATCTCTCACTTcatttgataaagaaattgatgctCTGTATACGTTGCAATTACTTCCGCATTTTGTTACTGTTCTAGCAAACAGAGATGAGACCTACTCTTGTATTTATGATATTTTGTTCTGGATGACCTCCACAatcaatctttctttcactgACCTACGATTCAAATTGGCTAAATCTGTTTCGAAAATAGTCCTCTTTGTCTCtaatattgatgaagaaagcaGTGAAATGATAATAACTGACTGTGTTAATGATACTGAAGCATTGTTAaaaacaaattcaaacGAATCGATGGACTCAGACAGACTTCATACATTTTTACTGATTCAAGCAGAATTTTGCAGGAGCCGACTTTTAACGATATCTCATATCAGAAAATTCACGCAGAGTATACTTCCAGTAATTAGCAAATTTCAacagaagagaatgatGAGCACGCAAGGACATCAAATAAGAGATGCAGctaattttttttgctgGAGTGCATTCAGAAGTTATACGAATATTGAGCTTCAGTCTCTCAAAAATATGTTCCTCAACCTATTATTTACAGCAAACTTTGACCATTCACCATTGATAAGAAAATCTGCTATGGCAGCTCTTCAAGAATGTCTAGGAAGGCAAGGAAACGTCCTACTAGATAATGTGACGGTTCTTCGACTTGCAGAGATGCACTTTGGTCAGCTGTCGAATGCACTAACTCTTTTTGAGTTGTTCAATGGAAGATATGAAAGTtatattgatgaaatggTACAGTGGCTAGTTCTTTATAGCGTTGGACAGAACTACGATTATCAATTCGTTGAAAAGGCCACTTCCCTACTTTCAGAGATGACATCccaaatcaatgaaaaatccCTTTCTAATATGGTTTCAAAgtatatcaatgaaatatctgTGAAGGGATTGAAATATCAGGACCCTGACATATGTGCAAGAAGTGTTTATCTACAATGCAAAATTGACACTGAAAGTCTCCTGAAAAGTTCAGACGTTCTTGCAATTTTGCACCAACAGAAAATCCCCAAAGTTTGGAATGACCAGATTTCCTTTCAGGCATTAGCTGAGTTGGGAGGTATTTGTTCATTAGTTTTGGATGGTTCTTTACTCTCAAAACAGCAGGTAGAACGGATTTTTCTAATTGCAAGACATGCTCAGAtgaatcattcaaattatgACGATATTTCGAAACTATTGAATCAACTAGTATCTTTTATTTCCGCAGATAGCGAACCTTTTGATGATTCATCCACAGAATGCTCATTTTGGGCTATATTCTATCAGTTATTCAGACTTCAACAACCTCTCATCTGCTGCGCTGCACCGTTTTTGTCACAGAACCAATTTATTTCCTTGTTTTATGATTCGGTTTCCAAAATGTCTTGTGAGTATAAGGGAAAAATGATTGATTCTCTTTCTCAGGCTATCTCTAGATATTCTCCTGATGAACATCTTCAGATATTCCTTCAAGATGTTGTATTATTCTTGGACGACTATACCACTACAGACAAAGGAGATGTTGGCCGCTTGACTAGGCTTTCCACAGTGAACTTGATTCTAAAACATAGCATGTTATTTAGAAAGTTGACTTGTCTCCCATTCATTGAAAACTCATTATTAAGATTAACGGGAGAGCCCTCTACGGAAATCAGACTAAAATGCTTCGAAGCGTTATGTACTCTTCGACATGTTTCCCTTGAGAACCCTCCTTGCAATTTTAATGCAATCCGACTTTATAATCTACACTATAGGGGGAACAACGAATTCTGGAAAGGGTACTTTTTTTCGGCTGGGGCAATTCATTCGACCGATAGACTAATCTCTTCCGCAATCGACGATCTTCTTACTTATTACCAAGGCCTTGAATTGGCTGACCGATTATTGCAATTGAATGAGTTTGCTCGGATTGTTCCATCCGCCAAAGAATTCGAGGAGCTGAAAGCATCCAAAATGCGTAACAATATACTGGGAACCATACCGAGAGAGATCATAAAGTCAACTATCACATTTCTTAACTGCTGGTGTCGGATGCTAGAATCTGGAATAACTCTCGAAGAAGATTTTAACTATAGCGGTTTTTTTGCCCGTGTGTACAATCTTCAACTTGCTGCAAGGTCAGTATCTGTCACCAGTTATGCTTTCAGGCTATTAACCCTTCTTGTCTGCCATCAGATACTTAATGTCAGGAAAAACTCAGCACAATTTGCGAATACCTTCATCAAAATACTATTAAAACAATTAGCCGCAGCCAAACAAAGAACCGAATTTTCCAGTATTCAAAACGTTGCTTTGGAATCTCTAACTCATATCTACATATGTGCTGACAGgaataaaaaaattgaacttATACAAGAAAACTCCACAACTCCGCAGCAGTTCTCTGCTCTAAAAAACACTGATCTTTTAATCTAG